In Sesamum indicum cultivar Zhongzhi No. 13 linkage group LG1, S_indicum_v1.0, whole genome shotgun sequence, the sequence tttcagcTAAATGGtacgatatatatatttttttaaaaaaaaaactcatctACTATGAGTACTTAATAACattggattaaatgcaatttactccctgTGTTATGTACAATAAGCAAAATATCTCCctgtgaaaaaagaattagcaaattatccctttgtgtttcaaaaaattaatgaaggaAATTAACCCCTAGCAATGATTTAAATCGGGGaataatttgcttttttttttcaaaacacaggggataatttactattttgtttttcataggatttattgctcaatttttatatcaaaagagggtaaattgcattttttcctaataacATTATATATCTTTTGGGTGAATTCCGAACATTCATTTAAAAGAGGTatggatattttattttattttattgaaaagtACATCGAGTGGGTTAATAAACtcacatgaaaataaattgatattacaataaattaatatggaGCGAGATAAGTATATCCattataataacattaataaatttattttaattgagacAAATACCAATCGGACTCAAATCCATGaattcgattttattaatgagaACTCATAACCACTGGAATAATGTACTAGGATGCATAAATGATGTCAAAAATTTTCTTCCATATATTATACACacataatgttttttttggCGGTGtcatatcaaaattattgttgCAGAATGGACCCGAATCATTATTACTATATAAGAGCTGTATTCAGCCTGCCTATATATATGGTGTAGACAAGgaagaaatttattattaaattaaatccctcttaattaattacattttacatGCTAATTAAAAACGAATAAAActgtaaaatttattgtattcttcaatcaaattaaacttcCAACACGTAATCCATATAGACACTCTataattgaaatgaaataagGGTAAGCCCTCCACGCAAATGACACAATAGGAGTTTGAAATGAGTAAACACCATAAAAAAGTaacttaataattatacaatttttttgtatcaaattaattaacaaataaaattaatttaatattagttttccataattttttagtacaaAACCATGAAGTCTCCTGCATTACTTTGCAGTGATGACAATAATTCATCACACCCAACAAAATCATTATTGTCTCGGAAGATcccagaaaataaaaagaaagaaaaaagtaaaataaagttataagAGTTGCAAGAAAATAGGTGATGGTGTCCCACAAGCACAAGCAATGGACACTTGCAACGTGGTGAAATGTGAGTGGTGAGAGGGTGTGAAGGATGAAAACCAACCACAAATTCGGAATTGTCATAAAATTGCTGAGTCAGGAGTGAGCTAGCTCTGCCTCTGCCTCTGCCTCTGCTGGTTGGAATCTCCTGACTAGGCTGCTCCACATCCCAATCCTTTTGTCTACCATTAGACCTTTTCTGCTCTTTCCCACGTGGCAAAGATTGTATGGTTATTTCCAATACTCACGAATAAGAAGTAGTtggtattatatattaatattacatgCCTTGCatgatatttgttataaatattataattatattattattatttaaattataaatatattatgaattaaaattgtctAATAGATATCTCTTGAAAGAATTTATCGTAATggagtatttgttagatgataGTCAATTTCAAGAGAACATTCGTGATTATAATAAACTTCAAAAGTTTCTATTGTAgcttattctttcttttgacATGTTTGTCTAGTATGATgcatgaaataattattttttggccAACTAAAATAGCAAATGATGCTCAAGAACGACcgattattattgaaaatgatcaatttattttaaataaaaacaaattacatatTGCATTGTTTTGGTACATAACATTACatatactttaattatttaaaaaaaaaacttatcttatcttttgttgaaaaagaattaagacGGAGAGCCATTGACGTCAATATCACAAAGAATAATTCCATTATAGATGCGCACTAATTCCATTTTGTGAGAAACAGTGATGCCTGTTTTAGTGTATAAGACTGGTATTGCTcctatttttctccaaaatcatataatGACTGGATGGATAAAATTGGTCATTTTCCACGTGGTCAGCAATCTTTATCCTCTAACCCAATCATCTCCGACCAAATTAACATAAACTATCcccaattttatttcttttttatatatccaGTCTTTTCCAACCTCTCCACCtttagttattatatatatatcacctTATTCCATCTCCCAAAACCTCTCCCCCTCCCATTTTCCATTTCTCTGTCATTATTGTCACCAAATTACACAGTTCACCAACACCAATTTCTTACCTTTTCTTTCTGTCAAGAtcattacacacacacacaaacagtAGCTCTCAACCTCAGATCACATCTGTGTAAACCAAGAATCTGAGAAGATTAACTAGTAGGAAGAGGGTTCATTGATATCGAGATGGAAATTCCGGAGATAAATATGATAAGCGATTTCGAGGCAGGAATGAAATGCCTGCAAAACCCATCACTGATTTCCCGTTTCTTTCCATTTCCTGTTAACTTCTGGAAATGGGGTGCTCTGATTTTTGCGATTTTTGCTACTTTCAGCAGCATAATCAAGAGAATTAAGCTTATTTTCATCCGTTTTCATACTGTGAAACCTTCTTCGCATCTAAACGATGAGATTTTTGAGTTCAGCGAAGACGATGACATCTCCTTAGCATCTTCAGATGACGAACAAGAAGAAGGAGAAAGCAGCCCCACGACGTCGTCCCGACGTCAAAATCGCGTAGATGAAGATTTCTGCGTGAAGGGATCGCGTCTTTCTTTCAAAAATCATTGGCAGAATGGTCAATTGAGGCAGCGGAGGCGGCGGAGCGGCGGCGCTTGGTCCGAATTTACTTCTGGTAAAAATGTCGTTAAGCTTTGGGATAGTTTAGGTTTGAGTCTAGATTTCGATGAAGATCTATTCAACTATGATCCGAGAAGCGTAGTTTCAACCTGGGATTCTGATCAAAACCGAAAGACAAGCGAATTTTCAGCCGGCGTCTGGAATATTCCGGCTGCGCCGACCACATCTTCTACGGTAATTCTGACGGCGGAGTGTAACCGGAAGGGAGACGGCGTAATTTTGGGCGGTTATGATACAAGAATGCCAAGTCGTGTTCCAGCTATATATGCGGAGTGGAACTCTCCGGCGGAGAAAGTGGCCGGTTTCGCCACCGGCGGAGTTGGCAAGGTTTACGTCAGGGATGACGTGAGCAGGGTGATAACAGTTGGTGATGTGAGGAATGTGAGGAGGCCGTTAGAGAGTGTGAGAGAGTCTGACGGCGATACCTGGTGGGACGCTGACGCCGTTATTGTGGAGGAGGAATTTGAGGAGTCCGGATAAAACGTGTATCAGTTTAACACGGGATAGCTGGAAACAAACGCGACTACGTTCTGGTCTTGAGTTGACGAGGCCAGGTTTGTTATGATCTGGAAAGTAGAGAGCGCAAATTGTGGTCCAAAGATCACATTGTAAGAAATTCAGTGGAAGGACACTCTTGTCCCAATCTCTgtaaatacttattatttcaataacatttttatcataatttatcaacttcagtacttcttataattattctaaattatttaatttcgtTGTTTAACGCATACCGTTTTATCgattaaaacacaaatatgCAATTGcgaacaatttaaaatataagtactAGTTTAGTCCATTgaattattacaagaaaacgtggacacaatattttattatttattctggGAACATTATAGAgaaaaattgtcaataaatgcaaaatacttcattaaaattttgagaagaaGTTGAGAAAATACCCTTGAAAGAGTCGCTGTTCAAAAGTTTGACAATCAAGATTAATTGATTGCAAGTACTTAGGCCAATGTGATAAACGAGTGATGAGGAGAGGTCCATCCCATCTAGAAAGGGTAAAATGGGTAGATTTTACTACACGAAATTCACAAGAAGCTACACCAATGACTTAATTTTCATAACTTTAAGCCTAAAAtttgcttaattattttttttaatcttaagcATATAGTTTATCTTTACGGGTAAGCAAAACAGATCTCGAGGAAGagtgtttatttttaagtattggGATTACAGCATCTATTTAATTGCTAATAGTACAAGCAAGAATATGACGAAAACTTACCACTCatctaaaataattacaagatCGGAAAAATTTTCGTGTatcaaatgtaaaaaaaaattaaaattagtattttatcataattttactGTTGTCGTAATTTAATTCTCATTAttcgatatttttatatttcacatatataatcTTTGTTATGAAATTTCACGTGTAAAGAAAAGAATCCGACCATAATTATAATCCTATACGTGATGTGTTTCTTTCTCTGTCCCGATATTTCTTGAGAAAACATTGCAAGAACACAAGCACGCCACGCAGTTTGATGTTAAACGAGAAGTCAATTTCCACGGTTGAGTGTGAAAACACGAAAGCCTTCAAAATTTCATGTTCCTGCAAGTAACACCGACGGCTCAAAAAGATTACAATTTTGTGCGTGTGAAGTGAGTTTTTTATACAACATTTTTGGCTGTTGCCTTCAATTTACACAACGATAATTCTCAATCATTAATCTTTGTCTGATCACGACAGCTTGCGAAAAAGCGGGCACATTGACTTAATTTTCGTTTTTTATGAACAATATATTAtaggaattaattaaatagtaattagAGTTGTTTGTCGGGTTAGAAATAGTTTATTAATACTAACCCCACTGATTAATGATGGagatatatacacatttaaaTTTCGTTTACTTTTCATTATTAGAGTTTATAAACCGCCctaatacatttaaataaatgtttattttaCATCTAATTGAAAAATTCGATACCACTGTTTACTCAACCCACCTAgcataataaatatagtacaattaatatagttttttttttttattatcatgtaatcaaataatttatatcataaaataaacgggttgttaaatataataaaaatgattatggTTCATGGCTGGCACTATCGCAGTGTTGGAGAGATTTAGGGAGTTCATGATTCGGTTTGATTTGGCACATTAATGcacttgaaattaaatattattgatgGTGATTTAAGGAATATTTTGGTTCATGTGGATGACTTatctgatttaattaattaataaaggaaATGCATTCTAcggaaaaaaaacaaaaacattaaaaaccTCAACTATTTCACGCTGCAACTTTGTCTTTCATGTAcactttttaattgttttttcaaataaccataatttaaataacttaCATTTTTCTGAATCAACAGAAAGAggacttatttttttattttgggtaaAATACAATCTATtactatattatttagtatatttaaattcaaacactgattcaatacatcaatattttcgAATCGATGAAcatattcaaaagaaaagaaataagaaactATTATATAAGTAAACTATGCATTCATATTCGTGAAAGTCaagtccataattttttaatcgtGAGGCCTTAATATTACTACACAAATAAAATCTCGTTgtccaaaaaacaaaaaaaaataaaaatgtcattttaagACCAATAATTGAGGTTTCGATAAGTGAAGTTGTTTGCAGGTAAGGTGGGAAATCATTGAAATGTTTGTTGGCTAGTTGTCTCTTCTTCCCTCAATATTTGATCTGTCaacatttaagaaaataattatatataagtaaagtCGTGAAGCTATATTTAAAGACTTAGGTAGtgagataatattttatttttgagagaATAACCACCAAATCACCAATAATCATTATGTCTCAActagttaattaataagaaattttatttgtcaattatNNNNNNNNNNGCGTCGCGTCATTGAATCAATTTCCCAACAAACACACcctactaatttatatatttcagttTATACTTACCCTATAGTACCACTCAACCGATTGCGGATTTAGCCCAAGATAAAATACCTGTCAATTATTAATCCAACAGAAGTCCAGACATACCCCAATTCAAACCCCGGCCCTTTAACATGGagtacttattttattaataattagtgaAGGTTGGGAGGgcctaattttaaataatggatgttattatacataaaagaattgaataaaGTAGCAAAATTGGATATTATGCCATAGAGTTGGGTAGATGCATGGTAGCTTTTTTGTCTTCCTTTGAGAGGGAAATCCTAACACTGTACTTGGAAATTTGAGAATCATTGCACGgcatatatgtattatttctaCAAGTTGAAGCATAATTTGGCTTTACGAGGTAAGATAGAGTTGGAACAAGCAAGTTCACTCTCAAGAACTCAACATATTAATACATGTACTAATAGAGTTTATCTCGTTTGGATACTCTTTTCATGCACATACACCATATGTATTTCATTCCGTTCAGAAATTAGTATGCATTGATCTTTATGTAGACTAGTATTGTGAAGGTTATACACctaacatttaattttatttataggccTGTTATTATATGGGTTTCATTATTCCCAGactcatatataataaatatttataatgattgATTTTTCCATATTCTAATTGTATCGTATTCAATAGAATACTCATTGGattctaataaatttgaaccaaaTGAACCCTTAGCCAAAAGTCCGTTCTTATAATATTGATTCAGGGCCTATTTATACtactcaaaatatttaatgttggACAAGGGGTGCAAATATCACTTGTACCCTCTATTACATATTAGTGACATACCATGACCTGTCGATCATTGAATGAAGGGTGGGAATAACTATTTTGCCTGGAGACAGCAGAATACAGTACCTTAGATTTCTACTATGGCGACGGCAGAATATAGTACCTCCTTGGGACACAGCGCCACATCACGTGGTGCTCTAGATTCAGATTTTATGCAGCTTCAATCATCAGATCACCCTGGAACGGTGATGGTGTAGGCATTACTCACTGGGAATAACTATTTTGCCTAGAGCAAAGCTATTAAGAGAGCTcttacaacaaaaatgaaactagATTTTATCGATAAAACTGCAGGTTGACCACCTGCTAACACACTACGATTTCAAGCTAAGagacaaaattacaagaagAAACCGGTGCTTGATAAGAAGCACGTGGTGTGTGATCATTGTCAAAAACCAAGGCACACAAGAGATACGTGCTTTAAACTACATGGAGTACAAGATTGGTACAAGAACATGATTGATCAGAGGAAGAAAACTGGAGGAAAAGGAAGAGGTTTCAGAGCTCAGGTATCTGATGAATCACATTCCACGTTGGTTGAAGGGAGCTATCCTAACTTAGTTGATTTGGTACGAATGGAAATAAAGAAGTACATACAAGAAGAGACACCACTTGATCCTCTTAAGGTCAATTTTGCACAGCTCGACAATTTTTCAGGTAGCAGTACTATCTCCGCCTCTGTTATTTCTAGTACTTGGATAATCGATAGTGGTGCGACTAATCACATATGTGCAGACTTCCATTTGTTCCATTCTTATACTAAACTGATGGGTGCcgaaactataaaaaataattcctacaacacTTGCGAAAGTGAGAGAGGGTCGATTCACAAGGACTGGTTTAAGTcgatttctttaaaagaaaaagaaaatagttgggggggggggatatTTGATAGTAgagagaaataattaaaaactaaaatgaactagaaagcaattaaaattaccATGCAAAGATATAAGAGGGGACTTTTTCGATTAAGAtcaggatcatgcttgattctgtgagttgatcattaatgcaaatataagacttgtataaataaataaatcagttatggtCATTGGTACTACCGAACGACCTCACATTTCCTTACCAtttcgtcagccaaggtacgatCGTCggctagatccctaattaacagacaaccctgAGAAcatccacaagatttaatctattaataacatttagaattagaaaggcctgattctaattaacaagttcctacgaggataattcatttaaattagatcatgcattccccataacataactaactattttgacataataaattatgctacgttgctactaagcattgaactaaacaaacaattacatgGATTtgtaaagttcaattagctaagcaaaccttcttgataatgaataattgaccacattattcataaatcagatgttTGTAATAAAGGCACggagaataacatgaatacttATTCAACAAGTGTAAAAAgagcagattagatctcacaacaaaTTACGAATCAAACAATCATCATAaccttaacaaaaaaataatgaatttagccggacatgttaatgaaagaacacactaagaagttaaattccattaactccggcaacaaattaaaactaaaagagaGAGTATGAAAGTGAAGTAATTTATTGGATTCAAAGTATTCTCTTCAATTCCAAGTTGTGTTTGACAAATGGAGAAACCcgcctatttataataaaagtctcctacaAATCTAGACATAGGGATAGATAAACACATGATTggttctaaaaatattaataaaccaTCAATTACGTATTTAAAAGAGTCCTTTCCGAAATTCAGCaaatcctttcttttttctcttgcgAAAGTCATGtctttcctttcttcatcCGTGTTGACCAAAtcactaagcgtgggcacgttTAGTTAATCCCGAAAAACTGCCTTGAAATCTTCTCTTCCTTTTTTAGTGTCCTCAATATCCGTTTTTGGCTCGTTTTTGTCATCTTTATCCCATATCATCCCTTTTtagctgaatatgcaataaatttacaatattatgaatattttttgctCAAAAGAGAgattaaattactataaaatcATAACAGTTTGTGCAGTTATCATAAACTCGTTGTTcccttaaaaatttatctacCTAATGGTCATACACAATCAATTTCTCATGTAGGGTCAGTACAACTTTCCTCCAACATTAAACTTACTCAAGTTCTTCACATTCCCACTTTTTCAGTTAATTTACTTTCAGTCAGGCAATTGTGTGCTTCTTTatcaattcaattcaaatttctaACTTCTACTTGCACTCTGCAGGACCAGAAGACTATTAGAACTGGGTTCTCATCTATCATCCCAAGAGGCCCAAGCCCTACTAACCCGATAAAAAAGAGGTATTATTAAACCTTTCTTTATCGAAGTAATCCTAACATAGCAATGTTCAGGAATAAGGCCTAATGGAGAGGCCGAAACACTAGACAAGGGAGAGACATATTACATAGATTCTATATGTTGAAGATTAcgtcactaaaaaaaatttctgacTTGGTAAGACTCATTCAAATGGTCATAACTCTTAGATAACTCTGAATCAAGTATGGATAACACCATTTTGAAGCTAACATCTAGAGGTTTCTGGTAATATATAGCCCAACTAATTGTGAAGCGCTCTAAATCTCTCTATAAAGTGAGTTTATTTTGCACTCAAAGGCGTAACTGATGGCACTCACATTCACCACTTTTCCTCCTAGAAACAACAAGGTTACAAGCTCCTTGTCATTTTCTCTACTCCATAAGCTccaatacaagaaaatgaccCAATAACTAAGAAAAAATCTGATGTTAAAATCAGCATCGAGTTAATTAACAAgtcaaattatttctaaatttagctACCATTTTTACGTCCAAGCACTCCATACTATTTGTTTTCATCATTATTTCATGTTTTTACCaattttattgtcaaatttagTCGTTGACTTAAGTATTGAAATGCTAATTCCCTTTTAATCTTTGGACTTTGAAAAAGCTCCTTGAATTATTGCGGCGCTATTGATGATGCGcattattatcaaaaaatataagttcaataattttttaaattaataaataaataaatattttaagatattagCTACTATATCAATATCATGACTAATTTAGAGTATTAAAACTTTACACATAAAACATGGATATTTTAAGGTAATAGAGCCTACACATATCTACTTATTTAATTCATGCGCTTTAAATAGGATAAAGTCCTCTACCTATTAATGCGTATGAAAGTTGCTTCTTATCCAGGCCTTGATTTGAGTTGAAAACTGGTTTGATGTTTGTTCATCTTTTCTTAAAAGAtgttaaattaactaaaataattaatctctTTCAATTAGTTGACCAATGCTCATATGTTATACTAATTAGGACGCAGAGTATATTGAATTCATACTAGCCTGCAAGAAATAGCTGGAaaacacacaaacaaacagtatattttaaaaaagattgaaatagaaaaggtcaacgaaatttaatttattgacagCACAAACCTGGAAGGACATCAACCCTCCCTTAGATGgctaaagaataaatataaatctcaaACAATTTTCTAACAATTCACCTTAATCTGTGCTTTTTCATCGATCGCTATCCGATCAATCTTCCTAAGCAATATGATGGTAaaccaaaactaaaattaaaccaaaatccTATATAATCAAGACTAAAAacgaattaattaaatggaaTGATTTCACCTCCAATCCCACACATTACGTATGTATCCCTCCACTCAGTAATCGGGGAACCCTTTCATGAAATCCATGAACGAAGGTGAAATCGGATTAGCCATTCTCGGGGATTGAAACAGAGAATTCGGCCTCGACGAACAGAAAAATTGATCGTTAGAATTCGGGGTGAAGAGTGGAGCATCAACCAAGTAGGGATTAGACACTTTGTACATCGGAGAAATGGCGGATGAATCCTTAACTTCCCCGACAAACTTGTCGTCCGTCGTCAAAACAGAAGACGACTCATTATCCTCGTACACGACATTCTTGTTAACCCCACAGTCCTTTTCTTCGGATAAGGAGCCGCTGTCGTCCTTGGTCGACTCCGACGACTCGGATTTCACGGTGGTCGTCGTCGTCTTTTCATCCTCCGATGAGCGCGAGAGGCCGGTGAGTTTCTGCACCAGGGACATGAAATCGCGTGCCTGTGCATGGATGACTTTTGGAGAGTGTGTGTATATGATGACGGGCTGTCGTTTGGCTGACAGactctgctgctgctgttgctgctgctgcttggGACCCGAAGCAAGATGGGCTGAATTCTCGTTAACTGGTTGATgtgaagaaggagaagaagaaggttTGTGGATCGCATGAGAATCTTTGTTGATTCTCAACGGCGACGGACGTGGACCGTTGATC encodes:
- the LOC105160853 gene encoding uncharacterized protein LOC105160853 yields the protein MEIPEINMISDFEAGMKCLQNPSLISRFFPFPVNFWKWGALIFAIFATFSSIIKRIKLIFIRFHTVKPSSHLNDEIFEFSEDDDISLASSDDEQEEGESSPTTSSRRQNRVDEDFCVKGSRLSFKNHWQNGQLRQRRRRSGGAWSEFTSGKNVVKLWDSLGLSLDFDEDLFNYDPRSVVSTWDSDQNRKTSEFSAGVWNIPAAPTTSSTVILTAECNRKGDGVILGGYDTRMPSRVPAIYAEWNSPAEKVAGFATGGVGKVYVRDDVSRVITVGDVRNVRRPLESVRESDGDTWWDADAVIVEEEFEESG
- the LOC105160863 gene encoding VQ motif-containing protein 20 encodes the protein MSPSKFQDSEVTTKGVINGPRPSPLRINKDSHAIHKPSSSPSSHQPVNENSAHLASGPKQQQQQQQQSLSAKRQPVIIYTHSPKVIHAQARDFMSLVQKLTGLSRSSEDEKTTTTTVKSESSESTKDDSGSLSEEKDCGVNKNVVYEDNESSSVLTTDDKFVGEVKDSSAISPMYKVSNPYLVDAPLFTPNSNDQFFCSSRPNSLFQSPRMANPISPSFMDFMKGFPDY